In Xanthomonas sp. SI, the following are encoded in one genomic region:
- a CDS encoding FecR domain-containing protein, with protein MRESPIAAAAAAWYLAQREAPLAPVQQAEFLAWLRQSPAHVAEYLGIAHLHQDLQAAAYSQQASSEQLCAHARHSGAVVVPLRPELGRSAVPRSRAAPTARKRSRRWALGLAAVLALSAIGVATQLAVPDTVAATVYAAGTDAGREVALSDGSVVRLDRGSAIAVRYGAQRRDIALLRGKALFDLGHDPARPLRVSVGTLVLRDIGTVFGVDQHDGATRVTVLQGRVHVLRGAHPWWRRSALPSEGAQLADLGGGQQARLDARGRLLGMDAHADIAGATAWLPAQVGVHDRSVGEVARLFNAYTTQPLRIADPALAARRISGVFHLRDPEAFVAYLGSLPNVQVHRDAQAVTIRSAPAPM; from the coding sequence ATGCGTGAGTCGCCGATCGCCGCGGCGGCCGCGGCCTGGTACCTGGCGCAGCGCGAGGCGCCGCTGGCGCCGGTGCAGCAGGCCGAATTCCTGGCCTGGCTGCGGCAATCGCCCGCGCACGTGGCCGAATACCTGGGCATCGCGCACCTGCATCAGGACCTGCAGGCCGCGGCGTACTCGCAGCAGGCCAGCAGCGAACAGCTATGCGCGCATGCGCGCCACAGCGGCGCGGTGGTGGTGCCGTTGCGGCCCGAACTCGGCCGCAGCGCCGTGCCGCGATCGCGCGCGGCACCGACCGCGCGCAAGCGCAGCAGGCGCTGGGCCTTGGGCCTGGCCGCCGTCCTCGCGCTGTCGGCGATCGGCGTGGCCACGCAGCTGGCGGTCCCGGACACGGTCGCGGCGACGGTCTATGCCGCCGGCACCGATGCCGGGCGCGAGGTGGCGCTGTCCGACGGCAGCGTGGTGCGCCTGGACCGCGGCAGCGCCATCGCCGTGCGCTACGGTGCGCAGCGCCGCGACATCGCGCTGCTGCGCGGCAAGGCGCTGTTCGACCTCGGCCACGATCCGGCGCGGCCGCTGCGGGTCAGCGTCGGCACGCTGGTGCTGCGCGATATCGGCACCGTGTTCGGCGTCGACCAGCACGACGGCGCCACCCGCGTCACCGTGCTGCAGGGGCGCGTGCACGTGCTGCGCGGCGCGCATCCGTGGTGGCGGCGCAGCGCGCTGCCCAGCGAGGGCGCGCAGCTGGCGGACCTGGGCGGCGGCCAGCAGGCGCGGCTGGATGCGCGCGGCCGGTTGCTGGGAATGGACGCGCATGCCGACATCGCCGGCGCCACCGCCTGGCTGCCGGCACAGGTCGGCGTGCACGACCGCAGCGTGGGCGAGGTAGCGCGGCTGTTCAACGCCTACACCACGCAGCCGCTGCGCATCGCCGATCCGGCGCTGGCCGCGCGCCGCATCAGCGGCGTGTTCCACCTGCGCGATCCGGAAGCCTTCGTCGCCTACCTGGGCAGCCTGCCGAACGTGCAGGTGCACCGCGACGCGCAGGCGGTGACGATCCGCAGCGCGCCGGCGCCGATGTAA
- a CDS encoding sigma-70 family RNA polymerase sigma factor, producing MRPEPLPALSRLFLQWRPSLSRYFLRRRAAAWDAEDLVQEVWLRLQRSEAHVPEIANPEAYLFTIAANLMREHALLNQRSTQRDTCLDEVLERLAVPCEADAQVHREQRRRRLAELMARLPPKCRAAMVLRYRDELGYQDIAEQLQISSHMVKKYIIKCLAVCRQGMARYA from the coding sequence GTGCGTCCCGAACCCTTGCCGGCCCTGTCGCGGCTGTTCCTGCAGTGGCGGCCGTCGCTGAGCCGTTATTTCCTGCGCCGCCGCGCTGCGGCGTGGGACGCCGAGGACCTGGTGCAGGAAGTATGGCTGCGCCTGCAGCGCAGCGAGGCGCACGTGCCGGAGATCGCCAATCCGGAAGCCTACCTGTTCACCATTGCCGCCAACCTGATGCGCGAGCACGCGCTGCTCAATCAGCGCAGCACGCAGCGCGACACCTGCCTGGACGAGGTGCTGGAGCGGCTGGCGGTGCCGTGCGAAGCCGATGCGCAGGTGCACCGCGAGCAACGCCGGCGGCGCCTGGCCGAGCTGATGGCGCGGCTGCCGCCGAAATGCCGCGCGGCGATGGTGCTGCGCTACCGCGACGAACTCGGCTACCAGGACATCGCCGAGCAGTTGCAGATCTCCAGCCACATGGTCAAGAAATACATCATCAAGTGCCTGGCGGTGTGCCGGCAGGGCATGGCGCGCTATGCGTGA
- a CDS encoding pirin family protein, with amino-acid sequence MTDPVVQIKPLGFPWETIDPFLFCVYHDDAYPAGNGAMGPAASLAGRAIGQDFSRKDGWSMYHGEEVPGFPGHPHRGFETVTIVRQGLIDHSDSLGAVARFGAGDVQWLTAGAGIVHSEMFPLLDTTAPNPLELFQIWLNLPARNKMVAPHFTMFWAQDLPRFTASDDAGRTTDVACVAGRIGPVDAAPGSAGGPLAPPPDSWAAQDDADVAIWTIRMAPGARWTLPAAQGRGTRRSLYFFKGAAVTVAGREVTSHAAIELRADQAVELINGDGEASEFLVLQGRPIAEPVAQHGPFVMNTQAEIAQAMADYRRTQFGGWPWKDEAPVHGSDPTHFARHPDGREERPALQAAAADIANV; translated from the coding sequence ATGACCGACCCTGTCGTCCAGATCAAGCCGCTTGGCTTCCCCTGGGAAACGATCGACCCGTTCCTGTTCTGCGTCTATCACGACGATGCCTACCCCGCCGGCAACGGTGCGATGGGGCCGGCGGCGTCGCTGGCAGGCCGCGCCATCGGCCAGGACTTCAGCCGCAAGGACGGCTGGAGCATGTACCACGGCGAGGAGGTCCCCGGCTTTCCCGGCCACCCGCACCGCGGCTTCGAGACCGTGACCATCGTGCGCCAGGGCCTGATCGACCATTCCGACTCGCTCGGCGCGGTGGCGCGCTTCGGCGCCGGCGATGTGCAATGGCTGACGGCCGGCGCGGGCATCGTCCATTCGGAGATGTTCCCGCTGCTCGACACCACCGCCCCCAACCCGCTGGAACTGTTCCAGATCTGGCTCAACCTGCCGGCACGCAACAAGATGGTGGCGCCGCACTTCACCATGTTCTGGGCGCAGGACCTGCCGCGTTTCACCGCCAGCGACGACGCCGGCCGCACCACCGACGTGGCCTGCGTGGCGGGTCGCATCGGTCCCGTCGATGCCGCGCCCGGCAGCGCCGGCGGCCCGCTGGCGCCGCCACCGGATTCGTGGGCCGCGCAGGACGATGCCGACGTGGCCATCTGGACGATCCGCATGGCGCCCGGCGCACGCTGGACCCTGCCCGCCGCGCAAGGCCGCGGCACCCGCCGCAGCCTGTACTTCTTCAAGGGCGCAGCGGTGACCGTGGCTGGGCGCGAAGTGACCAGCCACGCCGCCATCGAGTTGCGCGCCGACCAGGCGGTCGAGCTGATCAACGGCGATGGCGAGGCGAGCGAGTTCCTGGTGCTGCAGGGCCGACCGATCGCCGAACCGGTGGCCCAACACGGCCCGTTCGTGATGAACACCCAGGCCGAGATCGCCCAGGCCATGGCCGACTACCGCCGCACCCAATTCGGTGGCTGGCCGTGGAAAGACGAAGCGCCGGTGCACGGCAGCGATCCCACCCACTTCGCGCGGCACCCGGATGGGCGCGAGGAGCGGCCGGCACTGCAAGCGGCAGCTGCGGATATCGCGAACGTCTAG
- a CDS encoding DUF4142 domain-containing protein, with product MTPRLITTRLSILAALAAVALSGCGKPGDQTSRTAPATSPAPTAAPVGGESGRAPISGDASAKAMLQVLEGNAVALSQQALSRNVSGSVADFAREVVAAHHGAAAADAGKGGPGDAEKIAAQAAKGKAQLQALDQEKDDSAYMNAYMATMVRSYSDALAVIDAELVPAAQQDATKQELQQARKRIAEQLERAQALASARY from the coding sequence ATGACCCCGAGGCTCATCACGACCCGGCTTTCGATTCTCGCGGCGCTGGCCGCCGTGGCGCTGAGCGGCTGCGGCAAGCCGGGCGACCAGACCTCGCGCACCGCACCGGCGACCTCGCCGGCGCCGACCGCCGCCCCGGTCGGTGGCGAAAGCGGACGCGCGCCGATCAGCGGCGACGCCTCGGCCAAGGCGATGCTGCAGGTGCTGGAAGGCAACGCGGTGGCGCTGTCGCAGCAGGCGCTGTCGCGCAACGTCAGCGGCAGCGTCGCCGACTTCGCCCGCGAAGTGGTCGCCGCTCACCATGGCGCCGCGGCGGCGGATGCCGGCAAGGGCGGTCCCGGCGATGCGGAGAAGATCGCCGCGCAGGCAGCCAAGGGCAAGGCGCAGTTGCAGGCGCTGGATCAAGAGAAGGACGATTCGGCGTACATGAACGCCTACATGGCGACGATGGTGCGCAGCTATTCCGATGCGCTGGCGGTGATCGATGCCGAACTGGTGCCGGCGGCGCAACAGGACGCGACCAAGCAGGAACTGCAGCAGGCGCGCAAGCGCATCGCCGAGCAACTGGAACGCGCGCAGGCGTTGGCGTCGGCGCGCTACTGA